A segment of the Streptomyces sp. P9-A2 genome:
CAGGCGCACGTTGTGCTCCCGCACCCATTCCTGGGCCTTGCCGAACGCCCCTGCGGCGGTCGTGGCGGGGAACAGTTTGCGCGCCATCGGGTGGACCTGGGTCTCGGCATCCGAGTCGTCGAAGCCCTCGGGGGACATCCAGGCAGAGGTCGGGGTCGAGTTCCATGGGCTGTGCCCTTCCCGTCGTCGTCACCGGTTCGCGTCGTCCGGGCGGTGGTCTTACCGGCCTCCGCACGCGACGCCCGGTAAGACCACCGCCCGTCCTGGAAAGGTTGCGACCGCGGGGCGCGGGGCGCGGTGGCGCGACGCAGCGAGCACGGAACCGGCGGTGAACAGGCCGTGCAGAGGTCAGAGGGTCGCGTCGGACCACAGGTCGAGGATGTCGTCGCCGCTCATGGCGCCGTCGGGTTCGCTCTGTGCTCCGTCCAGCAGCTGCTCGGTCCAGATGACCTTTCCGGTGGGCGTGTACCGGGTGCCCCAGCGTTCGGCGTAGCGGGCGACGAGGAACAGGCCGCGGCCGCCTTCGTCCGTGTCCGCCGCCTGGCGCAGATGGGGTGAGGTGCTGCTGCCGTCGGAGACCTCGCAGATCAGGCGGCGGTCCCGCAGCAGACGGACGTGGATGGGGACGGTGCCGTGCCGGATGGCGTTGGTGACCAGTTCACTGAGGATGAGCTCGGTCGTGAAGCCCGCGTCCGTCAGGTCCCATGCCGCCAGCTGGCGGGTGACGTCGGCGCGGACGCCGGACACGGCGGCGGCTTCGGGGGGCACGTCCCAGCCGGCGACCTGCTCGGGGTCGAGCACCCGGGTGCGAGCGACCAACAGGGCGATGTCGTCGTTCCCGCCGTTCGGCAGGAGGGCGTCGAGCACCGCGTCGCAGGTCTGCTCGGGAGTCCGGCCGGGGTGGGACAGCGCGCCACGCAGGATCTCCAGACCGACGTCGATGTCCCGGTCGCGGGTCTCGATGAGCCCGTCGGTGTAGAGGACCAGCTGGCTTCCCTCGGGCACCTCGAATTCCGTGGTCTCGAAGGGCAGGCTGCCCAGGCCCAGCAGCGGACCGGCGGGCAGGTCGGGGAAGGACACGGTGCCGTCCGGACGGACGAGCGCGGGCGGCGGGTGGCCGGCCCGGGCCACGCTGCACCTGCCGACGGCCGGATCGTAGACGACGTACAGGCAGGTGGCTCCGATGAGCCCCTCGTCGTCTCCCTGGTCGGCCCGTTCCCGGTCGAGCCGGGCCACCAGGTCGTCCACCCGGGCCAGCAGCTCGTCCGGCGGGAGGTCGAGGGTGGCGAAGTTGTGCACCGCGGTACGCAGCCGCCCCATGGTGGCCGCCGCGTGCAGACCGTGCCCCACCACGTCCCCGACCACCAGTGCCACCCGGGCGCCGGACAGCTCGATGACGTCGAACCAGTCCCCGCCCACCCCGGCCTGAGCCGGCAGATAGCGGTGGGCCGCCTCCAGCGCGCTCAGGTCCGGCAGGTCGCGGGGCAGCAGACTGCGTTGCAGGGTGACCGCCAACGCGTGCTCGCGGGTGTAGCGGCGGGCGTTGTCCAGTGCCACGGCGGCCCAGGCGGACAGCTCCTCCGCGAACAGCACATCGCTCTCGTCGTACGGTTCCGCTCGCTCCGAGCGCCAGAAGTCCACCGAGCCCAGCACCGTGCCGCGAGCCCGCAGCGGTACCGCGATCAGGGAATGGAAACCCTGGCCCAGGAGCTCCTCCGCGCGGTCGGGGGCCAGGGTCCGCCATCCCTCGGTGGTGCTCAGATCCGCCTCCAGCACCGCGCGGCCGCTCTTCACGCACCGTGCCTGTGGCGTGGCGTCGGGGAAGCGAACGGTTTCGCCCACCGCCATCAGCGGCAGGCCGGTGTGGACGGCGCTCACGCCGGCCCGCCGCATGACGGTGCTCCGCCCGGTCGGCTCCTCGCCGCGCAGCACCTCCTCGGCCAGGTCGACGGTGACCAGGTCGGCGAAGCGCGGAACCGCCACTTCGGCCAGTTCGTGTGCGGTGCGCTCCACGTCCAGGGAGGAGCCGATCCGTGCCCCTGCGTCGTAGAGAAGGCTCAGGCGCTCCCGTGAGGCTTCGGCGCGCCCGGACAGAGCCCGCAGCTCCGTGGTGTCCCTGAGCGTCACCACGCTCCCGGTGGCCCCGTCGTCGGGAGCTGTGCGTCGCTTGTTGACCGCCAGCAACCGGTCTGCCGAGAGGAGCACCTCGTCGGTGGCCGTCCGCTCCGAGGTCATCAGTTCGACGATGTCCGGGCTCAGACCCAGGGCGGTGACCTGCTGCCGCTCCGCGTCCGGCGGCAGGTCCAGCAGTCGCCGCGCCTCGTCGTTGGCCAGCACCAACTGCCCGTCGTCCCCCACGATCAGCACCCCCTCCCGCACCGCGTGCAGCACCGCGTCGTGGTGGTCGTACATCCGTGTCATCTCCACCGGGCCGAGACCGTGGGTCTGGCGCAGCAGCCGCCGGCTCACCAGGGCGGTGCCGCCCGCGCACACGGCCAGCGCCCCGCCCGTGGTCGCCAGGAGCACCGGCAGCTGGTCGGCCGCCATGCCGGCCACCTTGTGGACCGTGATCCCGACTCCCACCGAGCCGACGATCGTCCCGTCGGGCTCGGTGACGGGGACGTACGAGACCACCGCACGGCCCTTGGAGGTGTCGATCTGCTGTGTCCGGGGGGAGGTCGGCGGCCTGAGCGGGCTGATGACGGCCTTCCCGATCTGGGAGGGGTCGGGGTGCGTGTAGCGGACCCCGTTCGGCGAGTACGCGACGATGAGATCCACGTCGGTCGCCCGCACGATCCGCTCGGTGATCGGCTGCAGCACCTTGGACGGGTTGGGCCCGGTCATCGCCGTCAGGGTCTGCGGGGAGTACGCGAACGTCGTGGCGACGGCCCGGGACCGGGCCTCGGCCTCATGGGTGCTGTTGCTCCGGGCCTGGAGTACGAGAGTGACCAGTGCGGCGGTGATGATCAGGGCCACGATCAGGAGCTGCAGCACGAACACCTGGCCGGCCACGCTCCGCACCCGGAGCAGGGACCGCAGCCGCCCCGGGGGCCGCGCCGGCCGGGAACCGCGGCCACGCCGGTTTCGCGGCCGGTCCTCCGGCCGGTTCCGCTGCTCCTCCGACTGCTCCTCCGGCCGGTCCCGCTGCCGGGCGGCTCCCCTGCGCGCGGTGAGGCCCCTGAAGCCGCGGGACGAGGTGCCGGGAGGGCGACGGGAATCTGAGGTCACTGCTTCGTTCGCCTCCTCCGCGGCGATGTCCAGGCCGTCCCGGTGCGCTTCCTGTCCATCGGGTCGTCCGCCCGTCGAACCCGCTCCGCGGGAGACGGGGTATTCGGGATATCAGGATCAAGCAATCTTCAACCTGTACATTCTGCGCATTCCTTACGAACGGGTCAACGGTACTCGCTCGGGGCCGCTTCGGTCCGGTCGGGTGCGGCGTCCGGTGCCCGCCGAGCATGGACAGTGCGGCCGCGGTCGGTGCGGTGGCCGCCGAGGGCAACGGGACGGGAGCGGGCTCGTGTCGCGCAGGGCGTCCGGTGGCTGCGCGTAGGACGTCGGGCGGCTGTACGAGGTGTTCTGGGCGGCCGCGTGCAGGGCGTCGGGTGACGCGGACCGGCCGGGCCGTTCGGGGCGGCGCGCGCCGTGATGCGAGGCGCCCCGCGTGACCCTCCCGGGCAGCGCTTCCGGGGGAGGGGGCCGGCTCCTGCCGACCGTGAGCCGCAGCCGCAGCCGCAGCCGCAGCCGCAGCCGCAGCCGCAGTCTCAGCCGCAGTCTCAGCCGCGGACGCAGTCCTCGATCACCGAGGCGACCTGCTCGACCGCGGCCGAGACGCGGTGCGTGCGCCGGGCCAGTAGCAGCTCGACCGACTCGGGGGCGGTGAGCGGGACGTAGGTCACGCCCTCGAGGCTCAGGCTCTGCACCGACTGCGGTACGAGGGCCACGCCGTGTCCCGCCGCGACGAGGACGACCAGAGTGGCCGTCTCGCCGACCTCGAGGAGCGGGTCGGGCCGGAAACCGGCCCGCCGGCAGGCGGAGAGGACGCGGTCGTGCATCGAGGACCGGGACTGCGAGGGATGGATGACGAACGGCTCGTCGGCCAGGGCCTCCAGTGGGACGCTCGGGAGGCCCGCCAGCCGGTGGTGGGACGGCAGTACGGCCACCAGCGGCTCGGACCGCAACGGCGTGACGCGCACGCTCTCCTCCGGTGCCGCGCCCCGCAGGACGGCGAGGTCGAACACACCCGCGAGCAGGCCCTCGACGAGCCGGGGGGTGAGGATCTCACCCCGCAGGTCCAGGGTGACCTTGGGCAGCTTCGCGCGTACGGTGCGGGCGATCCGTGGCAGGACGTCGTAGGTGGCCGTGCCGATGAAGCCGACGGAGACCCGGCCCGCGTGACCGGTGGCCAGCTCCCGCATGTGGGTCCGCGCGCGTTCCTCCTCCGTGACGAGGGCGCGCGCGTAGTCGGTGAGGTGACGGCCGGCCTCGGTCGGCTCGA
Coding sequences within it:
- a CDS encoding SpoIIE family protein phosphatase: MRSVAGQVFVLQLLIVALIITAALVTLVLQARSNSTHEAEARSRAVATTFAYSPQTLTAMTGPNPSKVLQPITERIVRATDVDLIVAYSPNGVRYTHPDPSQIGKAVISPLRPPTSPRTQQIDTSKGRAVVSYVPVTEPDGTIVGSVGVGITVHKVAGMAADQLPVLLATTGGALAVCAGGTALVSRRLLRQTHGLGPVEMTRMYDHHDAVLHAVREGVLIVGDDGQLVLANDEARRLLDLPPDAERQQVTALGLSPDIVELMTSERTATDEVLLSADRLLAVNKRRTAPDDGATGSVVTLRDTTELRALSGRAEASRERLSLLYDAGARIGSSLDVERTAHELAEVAVPRFADLVTVDLAEEVLRGEEPTGRSTVMRRAGVSAVHTGLPLMAVGETVRFPDATPQARCVKSGRAVLEADLSTTEGWRTLAPDRAEELLGQGFHSLIAVPLRARGTVLGSVDFWRSERAEPYDESDVLFAEELSAWAAVALDNARRYTREHALAVTLQRSLLPRDLPDLSALEAAHRYLPAQAGVGGDWFDVIELSGARVALVVGDVVGHGLHAAATMGRLRTAVHNFATLDLPPDELLARVDDLVARLDRERADQGDDEGLIGATCLYVVYDPAVGRCSVARAGHPPPALVRPDGTVSFPDLPAGPLLGLGSLPFETTEFEVPEGSQLVLYTDGLIETRDRDIDVGLEILRGALSHPGRTPEQTCDAVLDALLPNGGNDDIALLVARTRVLDPEQVAGWDVPPEAAAVSGVRADVTRQLAAWDLTDAGFTTELILSELVTNAIRHGTVPIHVRLLRDRRLICEVSDGSSTSPHLRQAADTDEGGRGLFLVARYAERWGTRYTPTGKVIWTEQLLDGAQSEPDGAMSGDDILDLWSDATL
- a CDS encoding LysR substrate-binding domain-containing protein produces the protein MELRQLRYFLALAEECHFGRAAARLHVAQPALSQQIKQLERELGVSLFNRSTRRVEPTEAGRHLTDYARALVTEEERARTHMRELATGHAGRVSVGFIGTATYDVLPRIARTVRAKLPKVTLDLRGEILTPRLVEGLLAGVFDLAVLRGAAPEESVRVTPLRSEPLVAVLPSHHRLAGLPSVPLEALADEPFVIHPSQSRSSMHDRVLSACRRAGFRPDPLLEVGETATLVVLVAAGHGVALVPQSVQSLSLEGVTYVPLTAPESVELLLARRTHRVSAAVEQVASVIEDCVRG